The following coding sequences are from one Polyodon spathula isolate WHYD16114869_AA chromosome 7, ASM1765450v1, whole genome shotgun sequence window:
- the LOC121318190 gene encoding leucine-rich repeat-containing protein 4-like, with protein sequence MCHIMNLLWQVTVHRTWNASLLFVVYLMVRTWSLCAASAGPQSCPSVCSCSNQFSKVVCTRRSLREVPQGIPSNTRYLNLMENNIQMIQADTFRNLHHLEVLQLGRNSIRQIEVGAFNGLTSLNTLELFDNRLTVIPSGAFEYLSKLRELWLRNNPIESIPSYAFNRVPSLMRLDLGELRKLEYISEGAFEGLYNLKYLNLGMCNIREMPNLNPLVGLEELEMSENLFPEIKPGSFQGLKSLKKLWIMNSQINLIERNAFDDLTALVELNLAHNNLTSLPHDLFSPLRYLIELHLHHNPWNCDCDIVWLSWWLREYIPTNSTCCGRCHSPPYMRGKYLVEVERSTFQCSAPFIVDAPRDLNISEERVAELKCRTASMSSVRWLLPNGTILSHGSNHPRISVLNDGTLNFSRVLLKDTGIYTCMVTNVAGNSNASSYLNVSTAELNTSNLSYFTTVTVEIVEPTSEDIPPKIKAVTTPSTEYKPAFISTPTVLLQNTKTPKQVSVLTSNGTERPPASLDEVMKTTKIIIGCFVAVTLLAAVMLIVFYKLRKRHQLRSTVAAARTIEIIQVDEDVPTAASATGIPGEGPVVLPTIHDHMNYNTYKPAHGVHWTENSIGNSLHTTASTITTIHEPYIIQTHTKEKVQETQI encoded by the coding sequence ATGTGCCACATCATGAATCTCTTGTGGCAGGTAACTGTGCACCGTACCTGGAATGCCTCCCTGCTTTTTGTAGTCTACCTCATGGTACGAACGTGGAGTCTGTGTGCAGCTTCTGCCGGACCCCAGAGTTGCCCCTCAGTCTGTTCGTGCAGTAACCAGTTTAGTAAAGTGGTCTGCACACGCCGCAGTCTCAGGGAGGTCCCTCAAGGGATCCCCTCAAATACTCGGTACCTCAACCTGATGGAGAACAACATTCAAATGATCCAGGCGGACACTTTCCGGAACCTCCACCACCTGGAAGTGCTGCAGCTGGGGAGGAACTCCATTCGCCAGATAGAGGTTGGTGCTTTTAATGGTTTGACCAGTTTGAACACCCTGGAGCTGTTTGATAACCGCTTAACAGTTATTCCAAGTGGAGCATTTGAGTATTTGTCCAAACTGCGGGAGTTATGGCTTAGGAATAACCCCATTGAGAGCATACCCTCTTACGCTTTCAATCGGGTGCCATCTTTGATGCGTTTGGATTTGGGCGAGTTAAGAAAACTGGAGTATATATCAGAAGGTGCTTTTGAGGGGTTATACAACTTGAAATACCTTAATCTTGGAATGTGTAACATTAGAGAAATGCCAAACCTCAACCCATTAGTTGGGCTGGAGGAATTAGAGATGTCTGAAAATCTTTTTCCTGAAATCAAACCTGGATCTTTTCAGGGTCTTAAATCTCTGAAAAAACTCTGGATTATGAACTCACAAATCAACCTGATTGAACGGAATGCTTTTGATGACCTCACTGCACTGGTGGAATTGAACCTGGCCCATAATAACCTGACCTCTCTGCCACATGACCTTTTTTCACCCCTGAGATACCTGATAGAATTACATCTGCATCACAATCCGTGGAACTGTGACTGTGACATTGTTTGGCTTTCATGGTGGCTGCGTGAATACATCCCCACAAACTCAACATGCTGTGGCCGCTGCCACTCCCCACCCTACATGAGAGGCAAATACTTAGTGGAGGTTGAACGGAGCACTTTCCAGTGTTCGGCCCCCTTTATTGTAGACGCTCCTCGAGATTTAAACATCTCAGAAGAACGAGTGGCCGAGCTCAAGTGTCGCACGGCCTCCATGTCTTCTGTTAGGTGGTTGCTGCCAAATGGCACAATATTAAGTCATGGGTCAAATCACCCGCGAATATCAGTTCTAAATGATGGAACACTAAACTTCTCGCGTGTTTTGTTAAAGGATACTGGGATCTACACATGCATGGTCACCAATGTGGCGGGAAATTCAAATGCCTCGTCCTATCTCAACGTCAGCACTGCTGAGCTGAACACGTCCAATTTGAGCTACTTCACGACTGTCACAGTGGAAATTGTAGAACCAACATCGGAGGACATTCCGCCGAAGATCAAGGCAGTTACAACGCCTTCTACGGAATACAAACCAGCATTTATATCCACTCCTACTGTTCTGCTCCAGAACACCAAGACGCCAAAACAGGTGTCAGTCCTCACTTCGAACGGCACAGAAAGACCACCTGCTAGCTTGGATGAGGTCATGAAGACCACCAAAATCATCATTGGCTGCTTTGTGGCAGTCACCCTTCTGGCCGCTGTTATGTTAATAGTATTTTACAAACTGCGCAAGCGACACCAGCTGAGGAGCACAGTCGCTGCTGCCAGGACTATAGAGATTATCCAAGTGGACGAGGATGTTCCCACAGCAGCATCAGCCACCGGTATACCGGGAGAAGGGCCGGTTGTATTACCCACCATCCATGACCACATGAACTACAACACCTACAAACCAGCACATGGGGTTCACTGGACAGAGAACAGCATTGGCAACTCTCTTCACACCACGGCCAGCACCATCACCACTATTCATGAGCCCTATATAATACAAACTCACACCAAGGAGAAGGTACAGGAGACACAGATTTAA